One segment of Novipirellula artificiosorum DNA contains the following:
- a CDS encoding family 78 glycoside hydrolase catalytic domain, which translates to MLPRPRLVLPLLVAMTAMLPDVSAQLSAPASLLKPVLEADGSAGFKAMQSLGYTPLFNGKDLSGWRNPYPHGEAKVVDGEIHLTGNDKFFLVTEKQYTDFRVSVEIHLPEGPANSGVMVRCHVDPTEKKAVFGYQAECDGSDRRWSGGLYDEARRGWIWPSTPGRSEEVFLLHEEKSKEAFAQPAIRDALNRNGWNRFVITCIEDRISIEVNGVNTVDFRDKTDAAGYIGIQHHGEDGQTYRFRNLFIKELPIVPASKTVDLTNQSPVSIEKIDDSVTLVDFGKVAFGNLSLRNPETGPYTGTIHFGEKLKEGRIDRNPPGTVRYGASKLNAGSGGQGTSIVAAPVHPRNIEQTGSKGSHPPAALTPESWQPVMPFRWVEIEGWPGELKAEDITRRAAFAKRWNEDASSFECSDPVLNQIYGLCKYSIKATTFAGVYVDGDRERIPYEADAYLNQLSHYATDDHVEMAAVTFDWLMENGTWPTEWAPHMVFMAHAEWMDKGDVDWLSARYELLKTKTLLQRSATDGLVRSGKLDQTKNDIVDWPKGERDGFVFTEINTVVNAFHIEAMKRMAELARAVGKEADAKAFQDRVAVAKAAFQKTLFDPHSGLYRDGIGTDHSSVHANFIPLAFGLVPDENVQGVVAWLREREMGCSVYAAQYLLDALFAYGAEAKAVDLIVADGDRSWKHMLDSGTTISWEAWDLKYKPNQDWNHAWGAAPANLLPRHILGAQPAEAGWTTVTIRPCPAGLTFAKGKVPTALGPIEIDWTNESSFQLDLKLPEGMAAKVNLPATHGSSGVWVGGEQVDATRAKGRWLLKQEITGSNRIEVK; encoded by the coding sequence ATGTTGCCACGTCCCCGCCTGGTCCTGCCCCTGCTCGTCGCGATGACCGCGATGCTGCCCGATGTCTCGGCACAGCTTTCGGCTCCAGCATCGCTGTTGAAACCCGTCCTTGAGGCCGACGGAAGCGCCGGCTTCAAGGCGATGCAAAGTCTTGGCTACACGCCACTGTTTAACGGCAAGGATTTGAGCGGATGGCGCAACCCCTACCCGCATGGTGAAGCCAAAGTTGTCGATGGTGAAATCCATTTGACGGGTAACGACAAGTTCTTTTTGGTCACGGAAAAACAGTACACCGATTTTCGCGTCAGCGTCGAAATCCACCTTCCCGAGGGCCCTGCGAATTCGGGGGTGATGGTCCGATGTCATGTCGATCCGACGGAGAAAAAAGCAGTCTTCGGTTACCAAGCAGAATGTGACGGGTCCGATCGTCGTTGGTCGGGTGGCCTTTATGATGAAGCGCGCCGAGGATGGATTTGGCCCAGCACACCTGGGCGGTCGGAAGAGGTGTTCTTATTGCACGAAGAAAAGTCAAAAGAAGCGTTTGCACAGCCCGCCATTCGCGATGCACTCAATCGTAACGGTTGGAACCGTTTTGTGATCACCTGCATTGAGGATCGCATCTCGATCGAAGTGAACGGCGTCAATACAGTGGACTTTCGAGACAAAACCGACGCCGCAGGTTACATCGGTATCCAACATCATGGCGAGGATGGACAAACCTACCGATTCCGCAATCTGTTCATCAAAGAACTGCCGATCGTTCCTGCATCCAAAACGGTTGATTTGACCAATCAATCACCGGTGAGTATCGAAAAGATCGATGATAGCGTTACGTTGGTCGATTTTGGAAAAGTGGCTTTTGGTAACCTCTCCCTCCGCAATCCGGAAACAGGGCCCTACACCGGAACCATTCACTTCGGTGAGAAATTGAAGGAGGGGCGAATCGATCGCAACCCACCGGGGACCGTGCGTTATGGTGCCAGCAAGCTAAACGCCGGATCTGGCGGACAAGGTACATCGATCGTGGCAGCACCGGTCCATCCTCGCAACATCGAGCAAACCGGATCAAAGGGCTCGCATCCCCCAGCCGCATTGACGCCCGAGTCTTGGCAGCCCGTGATGCCATTTCGGTGGGTCGAAATCGAAGGATGGCCAGGCGAGCTGAAGGCGGAAGACATCACGCGACGCGCTGCATTTGCGAAGCGCTGGAACGAGGACGCAAGCTCCTTCGAATGCTCCGATCCCGTCTTGAACCAGATCTATGGCTTGTGCAAGTACAGCATCAAGGCCACGACGTTCGCTGGCGTTTATGTTGATGGTGATCGCGAACGGATCCCCTATGAAGCCGATGCCTACCTGAATCAGCTCAGCCACTATGCGACCGACGACCACGTTGAAATGGCGGCCGTCACCTTTGATTGGCTGATGGAAAACGGTACTTGGCCAACGGAGTGGGCGCCTCACATGGTGTTCATGGCCCACGCCGAATGGATGGACAAAGGCGATGTCGATTGGCTTTCGGCCCGTTATGAGTTGCTGAAGACAAAAACATTGCTTCAGCGCAGTGCTACCGACGGCTTGGTTCGCAGTGGCAAGCTCGACCAAACCAAGAATGACATCGTCGATTGGCCCAAAGGCGAACGAGATGGGTTTGTCTTTACTGAAATCAACACCGTGGTCAATGCGTTTCATATCGAAGCGATGAAGCGAATGGCTGAATTAGCGCGTGCGGTTGGGAAAGAAGCAGATGCAAAGGCCTTTCAAGACCGTGTCGCAGTTGCCAAAGCCGCATTTCAGAAGACGTTGTTCGACCCACATTCGGGTCTCTATCGCGACGGGATCGGCACCGACCACAGCAGCGTCCACGCCAACTTTATCCCTTTAGCATTTGGGTTGGTGCCGGACGAGAATGTCCAGGGCGTGGTCGCGTGGCTTCGTGAGCGAGAGATGGGTTGTTCGGTCTATGCCGCTCAATATCTTCTCGACGCCTTGTTTGCTTACGGCGCGGAAGCCAAAGCAGTCGATTTAATCGTGGCCGATGGTGATCGCAGCTGGAAACACATGCTCGACAGCGGAACCACGATCTCTTGGGAGGCTTGGGATCTGAAATACAAACCCAACCAAGATTGGAATCACGCCTGGGGAGCGGCGCCGGCGAATTTGTTGCCTCGCCATATCCTCGGCGCACAACCGGCCGAGGCGGGTTGGACCACCGTGACCATTCGTCCTTGCCCCGCGGGACTAACGTTTGCCAAGGGCAAGGTTCCAACAGCACTCGGCCCGATCGAAATCGACTGGACAAACGAGTCCTCGTTCCAACTCGATTTGAAGCTCCCCGAGGG